A DNA window from Gemmatimonadaceae bacterium contains the following coding sequences:
- a CDS encoding class I SAM-dependent methyltransferase, which yields MTREWFESWFGEEYVALYPHRNETEAERAVDLVERTVGNVTVSRVLDLACGAGRHSRVLAKRWWTTGLDLSEVLLRLARRESATTALVRGDMRVLPFRNAAFGLVVNLFTSFGYFQDDESHLRVVREVARVTSHGGTFVIDFLNATRIRQSLVPYDEREIGGRVVEQRREISDDGRFVVKRISIRGSDKIFTERVRLLGPDDLRRLLDSAGFDVTTAYGNYDASPLTPESPRVILFGTLR from the coding sequence GTGACGCGGGAATGGTTCGAATCCTGGTTCGGCGAGGAGTACGTTGCGCTGTACCCGCACCGCAACGAAACCGAGGCCGAGCGTGCCGTGGACCTTGTCGAGCGGACGGTCGGGAATGTGACGGTTTCCCGCGTGCTCGATCTCGCATGCGGCGCTGGTCGCCATTCGCGCGTTCTCGCGAAGCGCTGGTGGACCACTGGTCTGGATCTGTCGGAAGTTCTTCTCCGCCTTGCCCGCCGGGAGAGCGCTACCACCGCGCTTGTACGCGGCGACATGCGCGTGCTTCCATTCCGGAATGCGGCGTTTGGTCTGGTGGTGAATCTCTTCACCAGCTTCGGGTACTTTCAGGACGACGAGAGTCATCTCCGCGTGGTACGGGAGGTTGCGCGCGTCACTTCACACGGCGGTACCTTCGTGATTGACTTTCTCAATGCTACCCGGATTCGCCAGTCGCTGGTGCCGTACGATGAGCGGGAAATCGGCGGGCGTGTTGTCGAACAGCGCCGCGAGATCTCGGATGATGGCAGGTTCGTCGTGAAACGCATCTCTATCCGAGGGAGTGACAAGATATTCACGGAGCGCGTTCGCCTGCTCGGTCCCGACGATCTGCGGCGGCTTCTCGATTCGGCCGGATTCGACGTCACGACCGCCTATGGAAACTACGACGCCAGCCCGCTGACACCGGAATCGCCACGAGTGATTCTGTTCGGGACACTGCGTTGA
- a CDS encoding Glu/Leu/Phe/Val dehydrogenase, whose product MATDLRLSTNSIVKPDKDTFLNEENPFEAMMLRFDRAAELLDLEPGLYKVLRHPEKQIIISIPVMKDNGEVEVYTGYRVLYNTSRGPAKGGIRFDMQVTLEEVKALAAWMTWKCAVVNIPFGGSKGGVVCDPHSMSATELERLTRRYTAGIIQTLGPDSDVPAPDVNTNERVMAWIMDTYSMHVGHTTTAVVTGKPVEMGGSLGRREATGRGCMIVTKEALAHLGMPVAGTTVAVQGFGNVGSITAQLLHREGCKVVAIGDRSVAIYDRNGIDVDDAVAYAEKHRSLDGYPKGEVISGADLLTLDVDVLVPAALENVITTKNAGQIRARIICEGANGPTTAAADSILEENGVFVIPDILANAGGVTVSYFEWVQDRGGYFWTEQLVNDRLRDIMVNSFQDVLTLAKQHKVNMRTAAYMLAISRVAAVHRLRGIYA is encoded by the coding sequence ATGGCCACTGATCTTCGACTCTCGACGAACTCGATTGTAAAACCGGACAAGGACACGTTTCTCAACGAGGAGAATCCATTCGAGGCGATGATGCTTCGCTTCGACAGGGCCGCCGAGCTCCTCGATCTCGAGCCAGGATTGTACAAGGTTCTCAGGCACCCCGAAAAGCAGATCATCATCTCCATACCGGTGATGAAGGACAACGGTGAGGTGGAGGTGTACACGGGCTACAGGGTGCTCTACAACACGTCGCGGGGCCCCGCGAAGGGCGGCATCCGATTCGACATGCAGGTCACGCTCGAAGAGGTGAAGGCCCTCGCCGCGTGGATGACGTGGAAGTGCGCCGTCGTCAACATCCCGTTCGGCGGATCGAAGGGGGGCGTCGTCTGCGATCCGCACTCGATGAGCGCGACAGAGCTCGAGCGTCTCACCAGGCGGTACACCGCGGGGATCATCCAGACTCTCGGCCCCGATTCCGATGTCCCGGCTCCTGACGTGAACACGAACGAGCGTGTGATGGCGTGGATCATGGACACGTACTCGATGCACGTCGGACACACGACGACGGCCGTCGTGACTGGAAAGCCAGTCGAAATGGGCGGATCACTGGGAAGGCGGGAGGCGACCGGACGCGGCTGCATGATCGTGACGAAGGAGGCGCTCGCGCACCTCGGCATGCCTGTCGCCGGCACCACGGTCGCCGTGCAGGGCTTTGGCAACGTCGGATCCATTACCGCACAGCTCCTGCACCGCGAGGGATGCAAGGTCGTCGCGATCGGCGATCGCTCAGTCGCCATATATGACCGCAACGGGATCGATGTGGACGATGCGGTGGCGTACGCGGAGAAGCATCGCTCACTCGACGGCTACCCGAAGGGCGAAGTGATCAGCGGCGCCGATCTACTGACGCTCGACGTGGATGTGCTCGTGCCGGCAGCTCTGGAAAACGTCATTACGACCAAGAACGCGGGCCAGATCCGCGCCCGAATCATCTGCGAGGGAGCCAACGGTCCCACGACGGCCGCCGCCGACTCGATCCTCGAGGAGAACGGGGTGTTCGTCATCCCCGACATCCTCGCGAATGCGGGCGGCGTCACTGTCTCCTATTTCGAATGGGTCCAGGATCGCGGCGGATATTTCTGGACGGAGCAGCTCGTGAACGACCGGCTGCGTGACATCATGGTCAATAGCTTCCAGGACGTGCTCACGCTGGCCAAGCAGCACAAGGTGAACATGCGGACAGCGGCATACATGCTCGCGATCAGCCGTGTCGCCGCCGTTCACCGGCTCCGTGGCATCTACGCCTGA
- a CDS encoding 23S rRNA (pseudouridine(1915)-N(3))-methyltransferase RlmH, translated as MRVVVAAVGKPRNAALAAAINDYETRAARYWPLDVHEVREERASSLAPQIVRDREGDRLAAKVGAARIVACHPGGKSFTSEEFAAWLQRERESDRDTAFVIGGAHGLSGEILRRSSMKLSLAPWTLSHDLARLVLAEQLYRAGSIVRGEPYHK; from the coding sequence ATGCGCGTTGTCGTCGCCGCCGTCGGCAAACCGCGGAATGCGGCGCTTGCGGCGGCGATCAATGACTACGAGACTCGGGCGGCGCGGTACTGGCCGCTCGACGTTCATGAGGTGCGTGAAGAGCGGGCGTCGAGTCTCGCTCCGCAAATCGTCCGCGACCGGGAAGGGGACCGGCTCGCCGCGAAAGTTGGCGCGGCACGTATCGTCGCTTGTCATCCGGGCGGAAAGTCCTTCACGTCGGAGGAGTTCGCTGCGTGGCTTCAGCGCGAGCGCGAAAGCGACCGGGACACTGCTTTCGTCATTGGCGGCGCCCATGGGCTTTCAGGTGAAATCCTTCGTCGCTCCTCGATGAAGCTCTCGCTCGCTCCGTGGACGCTGTCGCATGATCTGGCAAGGCTCGTCCTCGCGGAGCAGCTGTACCGGGCCGGCTCGATCGTGCGCGGTGAGCCGTACCACAAGTGA